The Antennarius striatus isolate MH-2024 chromosome 8, ASM4005453v1, whole genome shotgun sequence nucleotide sequence agaccaaagaggaggtttattgatgtaatgagggaggacatgaaggtagttggtgtgagagaagaggatgcaaaggacagggctagatggaggcaattgattcgctgtggcgacccctgaagggaaaagccgaaaggagaagaagaatgtaataaatttacatgtttttgaaaTGCAATAGCGTCATAACTGGCCAATtatgtaataaaagtcctgaaccaaTAACGTAATAACTTTTGGTCATTAGCGTAGTCATTTattactaaccctaactcctaattatttacttatttattaattcattcatttttgtatttatttcaccaaaagttattacattattggccaGTTATTATGTTATTTGCCTTTTTACGTTTGTTTTAAAACTGTACAATTAATAATGTTATTGCCTGTTTTTGATATTTGGCTTCATGCCTCCCTACCTGAGGGCCCTCTGATAATCTGTCATCCTGTCCAGCCCCTTCTCTGACCCAGTGTCATCAGGGATTAGCTCCTCCCCTTGACCCTGCAGAGTATAAATGGTTGTCGAAAATGGGTGGATTGATGTCCAAGTGTTTTATCGTCtaatttttgtttgacaaacTATATAAAAtcgtttttattttctaattcatGATCTATGACAATTCAGCATTTTTGGGGGTAACCTCCtcacccaaaacaaacaaaccaaaaaaaaaataacagtatcACATGGGAATCAGTTTTTATTGTTCTATAGCACGTGTGTCagactcaaggcctgggggccaaatgtggcccgccacatcattttatgtggcccgcgagaacaTGGTAAATggtcagagtgtttaaaaataaataggtcaaaagtctgctttgaccaaaaactacatttcccacagtgcaataattaagcccattttaacttttgagaaaaatattttttacaaagttaatgctctgacttgtgtttgatgttatttttctttatttactttgatAGTTTGAGCCTTGagtgatggagttctgtgggtttcataacctgacaaattgaaAGAAGTTGTTATTACCGAGAAAcagttttttctgtgcaactgtaatgtttgtaacttgaataagtagtAAATTCAGAGGTATTTAACaagaaggagtagttacatttattttactttacattgagttacatttagttacattaataagttacatctggccctttgaggacagccataatactgatgtggccctcaatgaaaatgagtttgacactcctgCTCCATAATTTTAAAGTTATTGCAGACCACAAATTCTGTTGATTCATGTTCACTCTATTTTGAGTTAAATTGACTTTGTGGAGTGAAGTTAACTATAAAGACAAAAAGGGGTGTATTTTTTGGTTTCTGAGTGTCAGAGTACCAGGGACACAAAACTCAGCTACAAATTTCTGCGCTTCAgagatttaattttataaaatctAAAATCATGCCTGGCTAAAACTGGCCCACATCAACATTTGGCTCTCTTTTCTCAACACATGGattagtaaataaaaatggacgACACATCTTCCAGATTGTAACTTATTTAAACACAGTAACATTTAGTCCAAACAAAATTGAGACATTTATTGGATGCTGTTTGTCAGTACCTGAGAAATCACACTTTTAGAGTAAATGTGCATTGAACACCTGTTGATGATGAAACAGCTTATCTCATTGTTCTTGGAGATACAGAGGGAAGACACTGATGATAATTCAACCAGAGTGATGCCATCAAGACTGAGCCTAATTAACCCTCAAGACCAGCGTACCAGGTAGAGAACTACCTAGAGTCCAAACCACCCTGTGGTAATCCACAGGTCCCCAGGATAAATAGTCCTATTTCGTTTCTGATAGAATTTTTGTTGAACAGACGTTGAACCAACACATGTGTCAATATTTATTGAAACTCTAGCATCAATAACATCAGCCAGGACGTACAACGCCTTATCGAAAAGGTGAACAGCAACCGCAGCAGTGACCTGAAAATGATTGACCACTTCCAGGAGCAAATGATTGCCCTGGTACGAGGCTTTTTCCACACTTGTGTCTCTATTCTTTGTCCACCTGCTTAAATGATTGGTCTGAGTACCACATTCTACTCCCTAGGTGACAGAGATGTGCCAGCAGATGAAATCGTGCATGTACTCCATCTATGAAGCAAACAGCGCTGAGATGCAGCCGAAGCTGCAGGAGGTGTCAGAGTTGCTAGAGAACTGCGTTAAAGTCAGcggtgagctggaggaggccaaCCAGGAGCTGTCAGGGCTCCTGCCACCTCCTGTTGTTCTGGAGAGAACTGAACCCAAATAGACTGGGAGTCATTGGGATGTTCTTCTGTTTGACTCCATGTGATTCACATTATTCAAGAATCCTTGGTTGAGTCTTGGTTTCAGGACAGCACTTCAGGTTACAGCTCATGATTAGTCaaagtaaaatattgaattcatgTTGAGTTTCATGAAATAATACAACTAATGAGCAAATTGAAGTTATTTGGCTGTCATGTTTTAGTTTATATTTTGTGGAACTCTGGTATCTACTCTTCCCTGTGTCTCCATATTCATTCAAAGCcgtttttaaattttctgtaaattacaaaacaaactcaTGAGACAACACTGATGCCCAACTATTTATGGCATGGTAACAGACAAAATGAGATCTTTGTATTTTGTTCTGTGATACTGACGTTACTtaatacagcaaaaacagtcAGTAGGATGAGAAGTTTGTGGTTTATCCcagaaatattttatgtttccaTCCATTTGCCCACCGAGGCTGTGGGCAACAGGCAGTTCAGTAGAAATCCTCATCAAGTCATTTTAAAAGGTGATAGAGTAGAACTGTTACTTCCCAACAGTGAAGGCTTGCAGTCCAGTGATGGCTCTGCCCAGGATTAAGGCATGAATGTCATGGGTTCCTATTAGGAAAAAGGTTGACACATTACAAGTGATTTCAGTTGTCGGTTGAAAACAGGTATTGGTCTGAAATCGGTGACAATGACATTGAAAATTTTTAATGTTCCAATGCGATTTAGACACAATTAttctattaaaaatatattaaaaacaactgattattttattattaactatGGACTATGGTTCCAAGTCAGTCCTGAAGGATTTCTCAAcactgctgccctctagtggtgacAGAGCAGAACCCCTTTTCAGGACAAAACGACCTTCTGAACTTTTAAAATATCAAAGGTTAAAACTTGATGTCTACCTTCGTATGTGTTAACGGCCTCCAAGTTCATGACATGACGGATGACGTGGTACTCGTCTGCAATTCCATTTCCTCCCATCATGTCCCTGGCCTGTCTGGCAATATCCAGAGCTTTGCCGCAACTGTTCCTCTTCAGCATGGAGATCATCTCTGGTGCAGCTCTATTGgggaaaaacattcagaattgaagaaaacaaggaCCAGCGTTTCACACCGCTAAATAATCCTGAAAGAATGGGTATTCTCACTTCTTCTCATCCATCAGTCGTCCGAGGACCAGACAGGACTGCAGCCCCAGAGTGATTTCAGTCAGCATGTCAGCCATCTTCTTCTGTACCAGCTGGTTCCTGGCCAGAGGCACCCCGAACTGGATTCTGGTCGAGGGGTTGACAAGTTATGAAAACCAAACCCTCTCCAAAAATCTGAGGCCGACATCCCTTTAGATCTTCAAGTGTCCACAAGCCTGACCGAACATGATTACCTGTCTAGGGTGTACTGACGGGCAGCGTGGAGGCAGAATTCAGCAGCTCCAAGAGTCCCCCATGCGATGCCATAGCGGGCATTGTTCAGGCAGCCGAAGGGGCCCtggaaataaagatgaccacgAGATCAACAGAAGAAATGTAATGCAGTAACATCGGTGTGATACTCAGTAGGACTTGAGCTACGAGCTGCTGCTTACAGCCAGACCAGAAACGTTGGGCAGCAGGTTTTCCTGGGGAACTTCCACTTCATCCATTAGAATCATGCCTGTGGCAGACGCTCGCAGGGAGAACTTGCCCTCAATTTTGGGGGTGGCGAAGCCCTTCATCCCACGCTCCAAGATGAAACCCCGCACCCTGCCATCCTCACATTTGGCCCACACCACTGCAATATCTGCAACAGGGGAATTAGTGATCCTAGCAGAGGAAAGAGAGTGGAGTCTAACGTTAGAAAAACCATTTGTTAAGATTGATCTAAATTtcatttggaatgccaccaacACCAAGTAATTCTGAACAATAACGTTTTTTTTGCCATACTTTGCCATCTGTTAAACACTGATCTGCTGGACCTACCACGTCTTGGCGCCACTGATGGTGAAGGTACTACTGGATGGGTTGTATCTGGCTTTCGTCTCCATACCGCTGGGGTCGCTACCGTGGTTGGGTTCCGTCAAACCAAAGCAGCCCAGGATTTCTCCTCGAGCTACAAAATGAGTAATCCTGCatcagtcttttctttttttcttccaaatcaTGTTTAAATGCAGGAAATAGTCCCTCACCCAGTCGAGGAAGGTACTTCTCTTTCTGTGCGTCTGTGCCGTAAGCGTTGATGGGGTGCATGACCAGTGACGACTGGACACTCATGACCGAGCGGTACCCGCTGTCCACTCTCTCCACTTCTCTGGCGATCAAGCCGTAGGCAACGTAACTGGTGCCGGCGCAGCCATACCCTACAGGGAGAACCAGTATGCAGAGACGTCTGACAGAAGAAGTAGACAAGGATTTCCGTTTCGCTTTCATTTGAGGTGACAAAAtcataattgtgtttttttctgtttacctTTAATAGTTGGACCCAAGACTCCCAACTCTCCCATTTCTGACACAATCTCTCGGTGGAAGTCTGCAGCCGGTAAAGTAGAAAGACATGTATAAATCAGAAAGTTATTTTTGCTCATTTAAAAGTTGGAGGAAAGAAATTTGTAAGGGAATAATTCAATACCACGGTGATATTTTCTCCTTAATCTAGTTTTTTGATCAAAACATAAATTCAGTACACTAAACAGACAAGACACCTCTGTGTGATGCGACCATTTGCGTGAGCTTCGCTTACGTTCGTGTCTGTTGGCCATGAGGATGCGGGGCATGAGTTTCTCCTGGCAGTAATCTCGGAATGAGTCCCGGATCATAATCTCTTCCTCGGTCAGCTGGGATTCCAGATTCAGGACATCTCCCCAGTTGAAAGACACCTTGGCTGAAGGACAgagtgtgtggacacacactggtTATGTCACTGTGATGTCCTAAGGCAGCGTGTGAACGAAACTGTGCAGACCAGGTTCAACTCTGACACTTCACTTACGTGACTTTGCTGGTTTTTTCTCTTCAGTGtctacaaagaaacaaaaaaaaacccgttGAGTCGGGtggattttaaatcatttaatgcAAAACTTAAATCTAACTTGTTCCTTCCAGTGCTTTTGGAAAGAGAAAGTGGTTCTTCCATGAGGAGGTTTAAGGCTGTCGCCCCTAATTTAATTTGACCTTAAATTCAATACATTTAAAGGATTAAATGCCATCAGATTTACCTCtgggagctgcagctgctgatcCCTGAGCTCTGGTAGCAGCGGCAGAAACACATCTCCGGCTGTTGGAGAGCAGACGGGTGATGGAACCTCTGAGAGCCATTTATGTGTCTAACAAAAAGAACCAGGAGCAGAAACGTGAAACACAGCTACACGTTCTTGGTTGGGTTGTCAGACCAGTAAAACGAGGAATGTTAGAACATAACAGGCATCAAATTCCCTTTAAAAATACAAGTTAAAACTTCGTTCTAATACTGCGGCTGTGATTTCATTCTATTGAATTATTCTatagataaattaaaaatattctaCTTGTTCGTGcagaaaaagtgaaagaaaagagtGCAGCTTGTTATAATGATTGTTAATTCACCAAACCCTGATGCTCTGTGTTCAAAACGATTAATAAAAACGATGTGAGAATAAACTCAGTTGCGCGCTACCTTTCAATCCGGTTCCGTCCGTCTGATAATCCGATCGCGTTCAGCACCGACAGTTACGAAAGTGGCTTTTATAGACCCGGCGCGTGTGACGTCACAGAGATACGTAACAGAAAACACGGGCGCGCTTTTCCTCCATTGAAGGTGAGGCACGCGCACGAGCACGACATGCAGTTACGCAACCGCGTGCACGTCACGCAAACAACTATGGGTGGCATTAATTGAAATAATTAACTAGGATTTAGTCTTGACCACTGACGAGCAGCACGTTGTGTTTAAACTTTGACGTGTTAACTTGATTCTCACACACTTTCCACGCTCAAAATGGCGTTGAGCAGCTGTGTGAAGGGTGTGTGTTGACACCCCTCCAGCTCATTGGCTGGTAAAAATAAGACGCGTCCTGAACGTCCGGGGCGCCTGTTCTCAACTTTTTTCCAGTGACGCTCCGGCCGACAGCTGACGGGACGACAACACAACAGGAACCACACCAACAACAAGagtaacacaaaacacacaccaggGTCACAACCCCTGGTCCAAAAATGTCCACACGTTACGTAAGAGACCATTAACAACAATGCGCAAAAAGTGTTCCCTTTATTCTAAGTGCATTTTATTGCATTACCTAGATACTGTGCTTCAAACTGCTCAAACTTTATCACTAAATTCTTCTAATATATAAGGTCAGAGTGGGTGTGTAGGTGGGTGGGTCTGGGGTTCTTTACATTATTAACAACAGCTATTGATATTTTTACGAATCTAAGTGGAATCAAATGAATTATGTGATATTTTTATGGACAGATGTGGGCCCCGTCATCAGTGTTCGTCACTCATCACCACCTccattaattgtttttttattaatttccttgcgttattttatttatttatttatttgtatatttttaaaatatacttcTTATAACCAGTGAAGACTTTACTTTAGACATGGAGGAAGAGCGTAAAAACGTCATgtactaaaaattaaaaaaaagcccaaaataTAAAATCTGCAAATTGATGTTGAAAAAACAACCTGTCCcgaatgttattttattctacAATAAATGCCACTATTTTCTCAGACACATGTTTATTTGGTGCAATTGGTCAACCATGGCTGCTTTGTTGGTACATCAACACAATGACATCTACATCTGCAAGAATTAGGTATAGtttttatgaacatttgtattttaaaggCTTTATGAAGGAAAGAAATGTGCGTAAATCAGACTCAGCTGAGAGAAACATTTCCCTCCGTGATGTACATGAGTACATTTAGTTTAATAGCTACTGTAGTAAAGCACATGTACGGGAAATAGCTCTGCGCTGGTCATGGCtactgtgttattttagttGATGGTTGTTTACGAACACATTtaaggtaaaaatacatttttaaatgatatcTTCTGAATTAATCTTACTTGTGGGAAGCAAACCGATTTGTTCGCCCACTGTGAACGCATTACGTCCCTCAGAAACACATTAATCTTCACAAACAGTTCATACATTCCATTAAAGTAGCGGTGAGTGAAATTTCTTAGCTCCGCCCAAGCCCGCTGTGGTTGGTTCAGGCGACTGCCAGTCTGCAGATGCTGCTCTTTTATTGGTTGGCCTTGCTCCCCCGTTAGCTCGGAGCCCGCCCTGCTCCAGCTAGGTTTGGGATGGTCTGTGTGTGTAGCCGTAGCCGTCAGCCGCTCTTATTGATGGTTCTTTCCTCGACATTTCTATGGTAACTGTCCTGTCGAATATCTGATCAACCGCCAGGACGCGAACGGTGTGAGaatggagctggaggagaaaaacCCGGACCCTAAATACGGTAAGAACACCGAGAAGGTGCAGCTTTCTCCTCGATCTTTGCGTTTTAAGGAATGGAAACAATGAGCGAGAGATGAGAGGGTGTGGACCTCATGCTTCTGATGCAGATCTGGACTCACACTCATCCTCCAGCCGCGATTTTTACCTTCTTTAATgtcaaaaaactattttttcccccccaccGAATATTAAGTGACAAACCCCCAACTGTGAAGGCATCATATTCTAAATAGATGGTTGCTCTTGCTTCACACCAATTATGGCTTCGAATGGGTCCTGAACTACAACTCTACCATTATTTACTGATGATATTCGCCTTAATGCCACAGCTTGGAGATGGATGAGCAGTAAATGTTGTCATCCATTCACACCAAGCTTGTTTTCAGTAGCTCATATCAATTTGACTTAAAACTataagaagacaaaaacaggaaagggaggagttgatggggattttattttgtttatggaatccttttttttttttttttttggaatatgGTCCAGACCCACACTGACACTTTACAGGAACATTTATGGATTTTGTCTTAGGTTATGGAAAACCCACCCAGTGCCCAAGACGTGACTCATAGctcattattattttgtgtgcCATGCATGTTCTCCACTTACCAGTTGTTTCTCCACGCCGTGGCGTGGATTTGTCGTGCCCGGGCTGGGTTGTTGTTACTATGGACCGTTGACTCATGAAGATTTCATAAGCAGAGCTATTCTTGCTTTAATACCACAAGTCCATGTTCTCACATGAGCTGACCACACACAGATCTCACAGCGATACTCCACATCTCAGTTCCTGCTTTCACAATATAAGATGCTCCCAACAACCCACACCCACAATTCCAAGCGCACATCCTCTCTAGGCGATCCACGGAGCTCCCACTGTGGAACATTTCCTTGTCACTTTCCTGTCACCATGTAAACAGCTATTTTtctcctgccccctcccccaccgAGGCGAAAAGGTCAGAAAACCCAGCCCTTTCAAAAGCGGTGATAAAGATTTACGTGAGTCAAACACACGGTATGCTATGCTGGTGGTGTTCCACGCTGTGGACCTTGAGCAGTTCCCGGTTCCACGAGAAGGTTCAGCGCCACGTTTTCCTGCTGTGTAGGCGTGCATGCAGGCTGCAGCctgttctgcacacacacacacacacacacacacacacatacacacacactcataaggCCTCCAGTTTCTGTCTAACTGGCAGGCAGAtgcattaccacacactgcatGTACACGCATGCACCGGCACACGCAACGACACACACTGCTGCTAAATGTTTCACAGTGAACATTCTAAATTTGACTTGTGTTTGATCCCAGCATACAGGAATACAGAGTTCTGACCTGTCCGttcttaaatatttattatctcTGCATGACAAGGATTTAATGTGTTTTGCTGTTAAGAGCATACAGGTCAATGAACGTATTAACCATCAGCTGGTAGTTTAAAGAACTAATAGCTTTCAGCCGAGGAGCAGTAGTACACAgtagttacacacacacacacacacacacacacacacacacacacacacacacacacacacacacacacacacacacacacacacacacacacacacacaaccacactgcCCGCTAACCCATTAAGGTAGTCAAGAGGAGGTTCATCCGATAACCCCTCTGGGCCCATTAGTGAATCACATCAGATATGACATCATGGCTTCCTTTAACACACAGTTGTAACCTGAAAAGCCAACAAAACTAGTCAGACTTGAaagttttcactttcatttccaGTTCTTTTTAACAgatctttctatttttttgacatattttgatGAGTAATGTTCATGTTAATTTTGTGTGGCAGCTGTATTTACAGAATCATTGACCTGAATGTAGGCTGAGATCATCTAGTGGCCTCCTGGCTCCTCATCATCAGGGACCCTGCAGGGTGTAATGAGTGACCCGGAGGGGTGATGTCAGCCAATTAAgtaaacccccccaaaaaaataaagcacaCGTGATTCACATTAATTCAGCCTGCAGTAATCGATAAGTATCTGCTTGTTCTTTGTTTTATCGGAGAACGGCAGACTAACCCTAATTCTGCATCAGAGCATCttaatgtgtttcattttgttgtacATCCTCCAATCATCAGCCTGGTTTTAAAACAATGTACAACATTCACATGTTACAGTAATTGAGATTAGTTCAGGACAATCACTTTCATTTCACCAGTGTCATAAACAAACAAGATTTTCCTGAGACACTTGGAGATCTTTACACAACAAATCTGCTGTAAAGCTTTTCAGCACAGTGAGTGTTCCTCAGCACAGAGCCGACAGCTCTGATGGAGCCCAGTCTCACTTTCACAGATGGTTCTACAAATGGATGGGTGAAAAAAAGAATCACTCCCAGTGTTTACCCTCTTCAGCAAAGAGAAAGAGCTGCATAcagacagagggatggaggaggagataaGACCAAACAGCAACCAGAAATGTGGtggcagaaagacagacagttGTCCAGGATTTAAGATTAAGAAAGAATAACAATGAAATCAAAGTATAACTGCACAAAGTTCCAATGTAGGGATGACATCTCGCTGTGAGCAGAACATAGAAATGAGATCGATGTGGTTTTTATTCACTGTCTCTAACATGGACATGATCACAGTAAGGGAGAGAAAACAGTGATCATGTCAATGTTTCATGTTAAACACATTCAAATcatcaaataataaaacagttaaGAAAGTAAAACGTTGACGCAGATGACTAAATTATAAATCACCATAATATTGTacatataatataattagtatattttagatttttctttGACAGAATTATTAagattaataatatttaatctgAATAAGAATtatattgtgcaaaaaaaaagcattatcaCACATTTGTATTCAAACTTAGGCAATAATTGAGCTTCTAATTTCATAAATACTAAGCAGTTATCATggtaatataatttataatgtgCAATTAATTCATAATATGTGAATAATGATGTCGTGCACACAGTTCAGGTCATATATGTTAATTGCAAGAGCTGGAATACTAAAAATACGAGTCCAATTCATGTTGCTATGCTTAGTTTGAACATTTTAGTATTTCTAGCCTGGTTTAAAGACTGGAGTCACAAAAACGCCTCAGCTCCTCTAAAAACTCTCTAATTAATTATGCTGTGTCTTATTTGCCATTTCAACGCTTTCTTTcttgaaataataaattaataagatgtaaattgtaaattatgAATGCGTCTGCTTGTAAATATCGTCAGCTAGAAGCTGTTTCCTCTGTGTCCAATCTGATACAaccatttatgttttatatcaAATAATATAACTGAACAAAGAGTGTAGAATGATTGTATAACAATCATCTGGGGGTAGTATGAGAGAACATTACAtacattcaaataatttataAGTGATGctgatgttaaaaatgtttaaagccTGTTTGTTCAGTCAACCACTGATTAATGTTAGATATGCCCATGTATCATTATAGGAACGTCTGAAGGCAGGTCTTTGCTTATTATATCCACATGTATGGATAAAGAACGTTACCAAAACAGTTAAGAGgttcataatttaaaaaaaaacaactttattcacCTTCTAAAATAGCAATGTGGCTTACCGTGGGTCCGTCACAGGGCAGCAGCAGTGAGCATCCTAGACAACCCGTAGGACGCACGGACCACCTCAAAGCTGggagtgtgtgtcacacacacacacacacacacgcgcacacacacacactcatatcaTCATAACGGGATCATTGTGTTAACAATACACAAAAGCATTTCCAAAAATCTTTGTTCATTGTTCTGGAAGTTAGTGATGTggagtttaaatttttttaaaaaaccaacacTTTGTGGGGAATTCAGGAAGCTGTGAGGCCATCCATCTGAGTGGGACgtgttggtgttgtgtttgatttggttgtgttgatgtttttgCGTCTTCCAGGACTGACTTGACCCTGAAGACGTAATAACAGAGTGAAGGTTGATTTCAGATCACCTCCCTGTCTGTCGGCTTTATTTCTGGCAGCGTCTGGCTTTCATCCCTCTGGCTGTTGTTCTCCCAGCTCCCCCAGCCgttctgtttttctgcaatTCCCCCGACAATGTCTGagcatcggggggggggggggggggctgctgggcGACGGCAGAGCTGTGAGAACtctgaaagaaagaaggaagtgaGGAGTCAGACGCAGATCTCAAACAGGAAGGAGATGTTCGCAAAACAGCTGACGGGCACGACGTAGAGAAATCGATAAAACCGTCTATGATTGAAACCTAAGAAGGAATTTAACGCTGGAATGGCTCAGCCTGAAAGAACAGGTACAGTAACACcgccccccccaacccaaccaatcgcccccccccccccattggcTCTTCCAATGAACTccaggtttgtttgttgctgAATGTTTGACATCATCGACTCGTGTCAGACagacttcagttttcttttaagGGAGTTTTTGAACGCCGTCACAGGAACAGATGCAGACGCTTCCAGTCATGTGACAGGGCGTGTCATGTGGTTACTGATGCTGATCCATGATCTGATGTTTACTGAGACCATTCCCATGATTAAAGCATCAGATGCAGCCACCACCGCCGTCGTTGTTGTTCTGAAGAGATGACTCACACTAGTAGCTGATGATCTCACTCTGGGTtgatcttcctcctctgccatGTCTGAGGTGTTTCCATGGCGTCTAGCTGTGTCCACGGGGAGCTCGCCGTCTCCGGGGA carries:
- the LOC137599688 gene encoding glutaryl-CoA dehydrogenase, mitochondrial-like — protein: MALRGSITRLLSNSRRCVSAAATRAQGSAAAAPRDTEEKKPAKSPKVSFNWGDVLNLESQLTEEEIMIRDSFRDYCQEKLMPRILMANRHEHFHREIVSEMGELGVLGPTIKGYGCAGTSYVAYGLIAREVERVDSGYRSVMSVQSSLVMHPINAYGTDAQKEKYLPRLARGEILGCFGLTEPNHGSDPSGMETKARYNPSSSTFTISGAKTWITNSPVADIAVVWAKCEDGRVRGFILERGMKGFATPKIEGKFSLRASATGMILMDEVEVPQENLLPNVSGLAGPFGCLNNARYGIAWGTLGAAEFCLHAARQYTLDRIQFGVPLARNQLVQKKMADMLTEITLGLQSCLVLGRLMDEKKAAPEMISMLKRNSCGKALDIARQARDMMGGNGIADEYHVIRHVMNLEAVNTYEGTHDIHALILGRAITGLQAFTVGK
- the syce2 gene encoding synaptonemal complex central element protein 2 isoform X1; translated protein: MESFFEDQPFTLPSTPKRVDEGYELVRKSPQIQREDTDDNSTRVMPSRLSLINPQDQRTSINNISQDVQRLIEKVNSNRSSDLKMIDHFQEQMIALVTEMCQQMKSCMYSIYEANSAEMQPKLQEVSELLENCVKVSGELEEANQELSGLLPPPVVLERTEPK
- the syce2 gene encoding synaptonemal complex central element protein 2 isoform X2; this translates as MESFFEDQPFTLPSTPKRVDEGYELVRKSPQREDTDDNSTRVMPSRLSLINPQDQRTSINNISQDVQRLIEKVNSNRSSDLKMIDHFQEQMIALVTEMCQQMKSCMYSIYEANSAEMQPKLQEVSELLENCVKVSGELEEANQELSGLLPPPVVLERTEPK